Proteins encoded in a region of the Anaerolineae bacterium genome:
- a CDS encoding zinc-dependent alcohol dehydrogenase family protein produces the protein MLAARLHQPHPIEAHPLALEEVPDPEPGAGQIRLRVRACGLCHTDLHTIEGELTLPRLPIIPGHQVVGEVDQLGPGVTRFRLGDRVGVPWLYRTCGQCEYCRCGQENLCDQAQFTGLHVDGGYAQHMVVDQDFAYRLPGGYDDFQVAPLLCAGIISYRALRLSEIRPGGRLGLYGFGASAHIAIQVAIHWGCEVYVFTRSEHHRQLARVLGAAWTGRAEDMPPHPLDSSVIFAPAGSLVPEALRVLRKGGTIALAGIYMTPIPELPYERLYWERTVRSVANSTRQDAEELLQLAPQIPIRTHVELYPLAQVNQALERLKRGEINGSAVLEIP, from the coding sequence GCAGCGCGCCTTCATCAGCCACACCCCATCGAGGCACATCCTTTGGCCCTGGAAGAAGTGCCAGATCCAGAGCCAGGCGCTGGTCAGATCCGCCTGCGTGTCCGGGCCTGTGGGCTTTGTCACACCGATCTACACACGATCGAGGGGGAGTTAACGCTGCCGCGCTTGCCGATCATCCCTGGACATCAGGTCGTGGGCGAGGTAGACCAGCTCGGGCCGGGGGTGACGCGTTTCCGCCTCGGCGATCGCGTAGGCGTGCCCTGGCTCTATCGCACCTGCGGCCAGTGCGAATACTGCCGTTGCGGCCAGGAAAACTTATGCGATCAAGCTCAGTTCACCGGCTTGCACGTGGATGGCGGCTATGCCCAGCACATGGTTGTAGATCAGGATTTCGCCTATCGGCTGCCGGGCGGATATGACGACTTTCAGGTGGCACCGTTGCTGTGCGCTGGCATCATTAGCTACCGCGCACTGCGCCTGAGCGAGATCCGTCCCGGTGGCCGCCTGGGGCTGTATGGCTTCGGTGCGTCTGCCCACATCGCAATTCAAGTGGCCATCCATTGGGGCTGTGAGGTATACGTTTTCACGCGCAGCGAACATCATCGCCAACTGGCGCGCGTCCTCGGCGCGGCTTGGACCGGCCGTGCTGAGGATATGCCACCTCACCCGCTCGATAGCAGCGTCATCTTTGCGCCTGCTGGCTCGCTAGTTCCAGAGGCGCTGCGGGTGCTGCGCAAGGGTGGCACTATCGCCCTGGCCGGCATCTATATGACGCCCATCCCTGAGCTACCTTATGAGCGGCTGTACTGGGAGCGCACGGTGCGCAGCGTGGCCAACAGCACTCGCCAGGACGCTGAGGAGCTGCTGCAGCTGGCGCCACAGATCCCGATCCGGACACATGTGGAGCTTTATCCGCTGGCACAGGTGAATCAGGCGTTGGAGCGCCTCAAACGAGGCGAGATAAACGGCTCAGCCGTGCTGGAGATCCCCTGA
- the ssb gene encoding single-stranded DNA-binding protein, with protein MYQRTIVIGHLGRDPEMRYTPSGQAVCSFSVATTRRWVDRDGQNQEKTTWFRVTTWGKLAEQCNQYLSKGRLVLVEGDIDASAWVGQDGQPRATLELTARNVRFLGAREAATIPPASTPQLVEELPASLDEEEIPF; from the coding sequence ATGTACCAGCGGACGATCGTGATTGGGCATCTCGGCCGGGATCCGGAGATGCGATATACCCCTTCTGGGCAGGCAGTCTGTTCTTTTAGCGTGGCCACCACGCGAAGATGGGTGGACCGGGATGGCCAGAACCAGGAGAAGACTACATGGTTTCGGGTTACCACATGGGGCAAGCTAGCGGAACAATGTAATCAGTATCTGTCCAAAGGACGGCTGGTTTTAGTGGAAGGGGACATTGACGCCTCGGCTTGGGTAGGGCAAGATGGCCAGCCGCGCGCCACGCTGGAATTAACCGCTCGTAATGTCCGCTTCCTTGGGGCACGTGAAGCCGCGACTATCCCGCCGGCTAGCACGCCTCAGTTGGTTGAGGAGCTGCCGGCTAGCCTAGACGAAGAAGAGATCCCCTTTTAA
- a CDS encoding ABC transporter ATP-binding protein — MTTLLELERVSKTYDGTPAVREVSLQIAQGEMVALLGPSGCGKTTLLRVIAGLETPDAGVVRFGGQDMAGVPAHRRGFGLMFQDYALFPHRDVAQNVAFGLEMQGWDRARIIRRVSEMLELVGLKGYERRRVFELSGGEQQRVALARSLAPQPRLLMLDEPLGSLDRALREQLLEELRRILRQVGVTTIYVTHDQQEAFALADRVVILRAGRVVQEGMPEEVYCHPVDSFVAYFLGLPNLIPGRVVGPEHVETALGTLIVSDAGGCASGERVTVLIRPEAAVLAVDRLTPNVVRGRVLDRSFRGSHYHVRMACGDDITLELDVRPLGQPLPAPGEEIALSLQPAGLSLLAECD, encoded by the coding sequence ATGACGACGCTGCTGGAGCTCGAGCGCGTATCCAAGACATATGATGGCACCCCCGCCGTGCGCGAGGTGTCACTGCAGATAGCACAGGGCGAGATGGTCGCGCTTCTAGGGCCGAGCGGCTGCGGCAAGACGACGCTGTTGCGCGTGATCGCCGGGCTAGAAACACCTGATGCGGGCGTCGTGCGCTTCGGCGGGCAAGATATGGCAGGCGTGCCGGCCCACCGTCGTGGCTTTGGGCTGATGTTCCAGGATTACGCCCTCTTTCCGCATCGGGATGTGGCTCAAAATGTCGCCTTTGGGCTGGAGATGCAAGGGTGGGATCGAGCGCGGATCATCCGACGGGTGAGCGAGATGCTGGAGCTGGTGGGATTGAAGGGGTACGAGCGGCGTCGCGTCTTCGAGCTCTCCGGCGGAGAGCAACAGCGTGTGGCGCTAGCCCGTTCCTTGGCACCGCAGCCGCGCCTGCTCATGCTGGATGAACCGCTAGGCTCACTGGATCGCGCGCTGCGCGAGCAATTGCTGGAGGAGCTACGACGGATTTTGCGCCAGGTAGGCGTCACAACCATCTACGTTACTCACGATCAGCAAGAGGCATTTGCGCTGGCCGATCGGGTCGTGATCCTGCGCGCCGGACGGGTGGTGCAGGAGGGGATGCCGGAGGAAGTGTATTGCCATCCTGTTGATTCATTTGTAGCTTATTTTCTGGGGCTACCCAATTTGATCCCCGGCCGCGTGGTAGGGCCGGAACATGTGGAGACAGCACTGGGCACGCTGATCGTTTCTGATGCAGGAGGCTGCGCCTCAGGCGAGCGGGTCACAGTGTTGATTCGGCCGGAAGCGGCTGTGTTGGCTGTGGACAGACTAACGCCTAACGTGGTGCGTGGGCGCGTGCTCGACCGCTCGTTTCGCGGCAGCCACTATCACGTGCGGATGGCTTGCGGGGATGATATCACGCTGGAGCTGGACGTGCGGCCGCTGGGGCAGCCATTGCCCGCGCCCGGGGAAGAGATCGCGCTCTCGCTGCAGCCGGCGGGCCTCTCCCTCCTCGCAGAATGCGATTGA
- a CDS encoding iron ABC transporter permease, with product MMKDERWTTDMGRQTMGGRDRALSLPTFRPSRLLSVTCDPSSIVRRLSSVVLWSPLAYLAVFFFYPLMEIFRLSLAPEGVFDLQPLRALVADGYYGRVLWFTAWQAAASTALTLVLGLPAAYAFARYSFPGKNFLRALTTVPFVLPTLVVAAAFTSLLGPRGWLNTWLMELFSLEQPPIRLTQTIWIILLAHAFYNATIVVRIVGGFWANLDPRLEEAAQVLGADRWRTFRHVTLPLLTPALGAATSLVFLFCFTSFGVILVLGGPRFATLEVEIYRQTVHLFHLPIAATLSIVQMAVTFSVMGLYTRWQARASVPLNFRPQEAAQRPARDWRARLLVALSLGALLVILLVPLISLVERSLATADGWSLRYYGELFLDRRGSILFVPPSEAIRNSLAFALATVGLSLMIGVAGAYLLARPRRGPGVWLDPIFMLPLGTSAVTLGFGFILALDQPPLNLRTSPALVPLAHTLVAFPFVVRSLLPVLRGLNPRWREAATVLGASPMRVWLQVDLPIIGRAILVGAVFAFTVSLGEFGATALIARPEFPTMPIAIYRFLGQPGALNYGQALAMSVLLMAVCIAGLLLIERFRYRDIGEF from the coding sequence ATGATGAAGGATGAACGATGGACGACGGATATGGGACGGCAGACGATGGGCGGCAGGGATAGGGCGCTGTCCCTGCCGACCTTTCGTCCATCGCGCCTATTATCCGTCACCTGTGATCCGTCGTCCATCGTCCGTCGTCTGTCGTCTGTGGTCCTGTGGTCTCCCTTAGCCTATCTGGCCGTTTTCTTTTTCTATCCGTTGATGGAGATCTTCCGGCTCAGCCTGGCGCCGGAAGGGGTTTTCGACCTGCAGCCGCTGCGCGCGCTCGTCGCCGATGGGTACTACGGACGTGTGCTCTGGTTCACAGCCTGGCAGGCGGCCGCGTCCACTGCGCTCACCCTCGTCTTGGGGCTGCCAGCCGCCTATGCCTTCGCCCGCTACTCGTTTCCAGGAAAAAACTTCCTGCGCGCCCTTACGACCGTGCCATTTGTCCTGCCCACGCTGGTGGTGGCGGCGGCGTTCACCAGCCTATTGGGCCCTCGCGGCTGGCTGAACACCTGGTTGATGGAGCTGTTCAGCTTGGAACAACCGCCGATCCGTCTGACACAGACGATCTGGATCATCCTGCTGGCTCACGCCTTCTACAACGCTACTATCGTCGTGCGCATCGTCGGGGGATTCTGGGCTAACTTGGATCCTCGGCTGGAAGAGGCCGCCCAGGTGCTGGGAGCTGATCGCTGGCGTACCTTTCGCCATGTAACCCTGCCCTTACTGACGCCGGCGCTAGGCGCAGCCACTTCCTTGGTCTTCCTCTTCTGCTTTACCTCATTCGGCGTGATCTTGGTATTGGGCGGCCCCCGTTTTGCCACGCTGGAGGTTGAAATCTATCGTCAGACGGTGCACCTGTTCCATCTCCCTATCGCCGCCACCCTTTCCATTGTACAGATGGCCGTCACCTTCAGCGTGATGGGGCTATACACCCGATGGCAGGCGCGCGCGAGCGTGCCGCTGAACTTTCGGCCTCAGGAGGCCGCACAGCGCCCCGCTCGCGACTGGCGCGCTCGTCTGCTGGTGGCCCTAAGCCTGGGGGCCTTGCTGGTGATTTTGCTGGTTCCATTGATCTCCCTGGTTGAGCGATCCCTGGCCACGGCTGATGGCTGGTCGCTGAGGTATTACGGGGAGCTATTTCTCGACCGGCGCGGCTCCATCTTATTCGTCCCGCCCAGCGAAGCCATCCGCAATTCGCTGGCCTTTGCGTTGGCGACGGTGGGGTTATCGCTCATGATCGGTGTGGCCGGCGCGTATCTGCTGGCGCGGCCACGTCGAGGTCCGGGAGTATGGCTTGACCCGATCTTTATGTTGCCGCTGGGCACCTCCGCCGTCACCCTGGGATTCGGCTTCATCCTGGCGCTGGATCAGCCGCCGTTGAACTTGCGCACGTCGCCTGCCCTGGTACCGCTAGCCCACACATTGGTGGCTTTCCCGTTTGTGGTGCGCTCGCTACTGCCGGTGCTGCGCGGGCTCAACCCGCGCTGGCGCGAGGCCGCAACCGTGCTAGGAGCCTCGCCGATGCGGGTATGGCTGCAGGTGGACCTGCCCATCATAGGGCGGGCGATATTGGTGGGCGCAGTGTTCGCCTTCACCGTCAGCTTGGGCGAGTTCGGCGCCACAGCCCTGATCGCCCGGCCCGAGTTTCCGACGATGCCGATCGCGATCTATCGCTTCCTCGGCCAGCCTGGCGCGCTGAATTATGGTCAGGCGCTGGCGATGAGTGTATTGCTGATGGCGGTGTGCATCGCGGGCCTGCTCCTTATTGAACGATTCCGCTATCGGGACATCGGGGAGTTTTGA
- a CDS encoding thiamine ABC transporter substrate-binding protein, with protein sequence MRTWISLALLVALLVACAVPTGSPLPTATPRPAVERPVVTLMTHDSFAVSESLVQQFEAETGATWKILKAGDAGSALNQAILSKDNPLADVFFGVDNTFFGRAIAADIFEPYEAPGLAEIPDELELDPEHRLLPVDFGYVCLNYDKAYFAEKGLAVPQTLEDLTKPEYKGLLVVENPATSSPGLSFLITTVAYFGEEGYLDFWRKLRENDVYVTDGWEDAYYGQFSGGSGEGTRPLVVSYATSPAAEVYFSEQPLDESPTGNILPEGGSFRQIEFVGILKGAKQPELARKLVDFMLSRAFQEDIPLQMWVYPANPNAALPEVFTKFAQVPAAPAQISPAAIDAGREKWIEAWTTTVLR encoded by the coding sequence ATGCGAACTTGGATCAGTTTAGCGCTGCTTGTGGCTTTGTTGGTAGCCTGTGCTGTGCCTACGGGAAGCCCACTGCCCACGGCTACCCCTAGGCCGGCCGTCGAGCGCCCAGTGGTCACACTGATGACCCATGACAGCTTCGCTGTGAGCGAATCGCTGGTACAGCAGTTCGAAGCTGAAACCGGCGCTACGTGGAAGATCTTGAAGGCCGGCGATGCCGGCTCGGCTCTCAATCAGGCGATCCTGAGCAAGGACAACCCGCTGGCCGATGTGTTCTTCGGCGTGGACAATACCTTCTTCGGCCGGGCCATCGCCGCGGATATTTTCGAGCCGTACGAGGCGCCCGGGCTTGCCGAAATCCCCGACGAGCTGGAGCTCGACCCGGAGCATCGCCTGTTGCCTGTGGACTTCGGCTATGTCTGCCTGAACTACGACAAAGCCTACTTCGCTGAGAAGGGGCTGGCTGTGCCACAGACCCTGGAGGACCTGACCAAGCCGGAGTATAAAGGGCTATTGGTGGTGGAAAACCCGGCCACTTCTTCCCCAGGCCTTTCCTTCCTCATCACTACCGTGGCCTACTTTGGTGAGGAGGGGTATCTGGACTTCTGGCGCAAGCTCCGCGAGAATGACGTCTATGTCACCGACGGCTGGGAGGACGCTTACTACGGGCAGTTCAGCGGCGGCTCCGGCGAGGGCACACGCCCTCTCGTGGTCTCCTACGCCACCAGCCCTGCCGCTGAGGTATACTTCAGCGAGCAACCATTGGACGAGTCGCCCACCGGCAACATCCTCCCTGAAGGCGGCAGCTTCCGTCAGATCGAGTTCGTGGGCATCTTGAAGGGGGCCAAGCAGCCGGAGCTCGCCCGCAAGCTGGTGGACTTCATGCTCAGTCGGGCGTTCCAGGAGGATATTCCCCTGCAGATGTGGGTCTACCCGGCGAATCCGAACGCGGCGCTGCCGGAGGTGTTCACGAAGTTCGCCCAGGTGCCTGCTGCGCCAGCTCAGATCTCGCCAGCGGCGATTGATGCCGGCCGCGAGAAGTGGATTGAGGCCTGGACGACCACCGTGCTGAGATGA
- a CDS encoding thiamine diphosphokinase — protein MRAIILANGIISDYAACRSHIRPEDTIICANGGARHALAMGLHPSLIVGDLDSFPADQRARLETTGTRFLAYPARKDQTDLELALQAAQQAGATWIRVIGALGGRLDQTIANLLLLSRDEWADITLSLSDGPETAWVVRTRIEITGRAGDLVSLIALTPEVCGIDTEGLEYPLANGRLTLGSTLGVSNVMLSGQASVRVRSGTLLVVHRAS, from the coding sequence ATGCGAGCGATCATCCTGGCCAACGGCATCATCAGCGATTACGCCGCCTGTCGCTCCCACATCAGGCCGGAGGATACGATCATCTGCGCCAATGGCGGCGCCCGTCACGCGCTGGCGATGGGCTTGCATCCCTCCTTGATCGTGGGAGACCTGGATTCTTTCCCTGCGGATCAGCGCGCTCGCTTGGAGACGACGGGGACGCGCTTCCTGGCCTATCCAGCCCGCAAAGATCAGACAGACCTGGAGCTGGCTCTGCAGGCTGCACAGCAAGCGGGGGCCACGTGGATCCGCGTGATAGGGGCGTTGGGGGGGCGCCTGGATCAGACCATCGCTAATTTGCTGCTGCTCAGCCGCGATGAGTGGGCCGACATCACGCTCTCACTGTCGGATGGCCCTGAGACGGCCTGGGTAGTGCGAACCCGCATCGAAATCACGGGGCGGGCTGGTGATCTCGTGTCGCTGATCGCGTTGACGCCCGAAGTCTGCGGTATTGACACCGAAGGGCTGGAATATCCGCTGGCCAACGGCCGGCTGACGCTGGGCTCGACGCTGGGGGTCTCCAACGTCATGCTGTCAGGCCAGGCCAGCGTGCGCGTTCGCAGCGGCACTTTACTGGTGGTGCATCGGGCTTCGTAA
- a CDS encoding SDR family oxidoreductase, with translation MGVVHSDRLAKLYDFTGRTVVITGGTGVLGGEIACSLVECGANVAILSRNPARADRLQDRLSRSPGRAIALYGDVLKRDTLVQAAESIRAEFGGVDALINAAGGNHPSATTGADLAFFDLPEDALRFVFDLNLIGTILASQVFGRLMAERGEGTILNVSSMSALRPLTRVLAYSAAKAGVVNFTQWLAVYMAREYSPRIRVNAIAPGFFLTAQNRFLLIDEKTGELTPRGRAILEHTPMGRFGEPEDLIGTVLWLLSPASAFVTGVVVPVDGGFSAFGGV, from the coding sequence ATGGGCGTGGTACATTCTGACAGGCTGGCGAAACTTTATGACTTCACTGGGCGCACGGTGGTCATCACGGGCGGCACGGGGGTTCTAGGCGGCGAGATCGCCTGTTCGTTGGTGGAATGCGGCGCGAATGTGGCTATCCTCAGCCGAAATCCCGCCCGGGCTGATCGGCTGCAGGACCGGCTGAGCCGCAGCCCTGGCCGCGCGATCGCCCTCTACGGCGATGTGCTGAAGCGGGATACGCTAGTGCAGGCAGCGGAAAGCATCCGGGCCGAGTTCGGCGGCGTGGATGCGCTGATTAACGCCGCGGGAGGGAACCATCCTAGTGCCACCACCGGCGCCGATCTCGCCTTCTTCGACCTGCCCGAGGACGCGTTGCGTTTCGTCTTCGACCTTAACCTCATCGGCACTATCCTGGCCAGCCAGGTGTTTGGCCGCCTAATGGCGGAACGAGGCGAAGGGACGATTTTGAACGTCTCTTCCATGAGCGCCCTTCGCCCGCTCACGCGCGTCCTTGCCTACTCCGCGGCTAAAGCCGGCGTGGTCAACTTCACCCAATGGCTGGCGGTGTACATGGCGCGAGAATACTCACCCCGGATCCGCGTCAACGCCATCGCCCCGGGCTTTTTCCTGACCGCCCAGAACCGATTCCTGTTGATAGATGAGAAAACTGGTGAACTGACCCCTCGCGGGCGCGCGATCCTCGAGCACACGCCGATGGGCCGCTTTGGGGAGCCAGAGGATTTGATCGGCACCGTGCTCTGGCTGCTCTCGCCAGCTTCAGCCTTCGTCACCGGTGTCGTGGTGCCGGTGGACGGCGGGTTCTCGGCATTCGGCGGGGTGTAA
- the tsaD gene encoding tRNA (adenosine(37)-N6)-threonylcarbamoyltransferase complex transferase subunit TsaD: MTLILGIETSCDETAAAILADGRCLLSNVVASQVDLHRQYGGVFPEVASRQHVLTIRPVIEQTLREAGVGWEDLSAVAVTYGPGLAGSLVVGVNVAKGIALGRGLPLVGINHLEGHVYSNWLDPVRPGEPPYQGKRLSEDDFPILVLVVSGGHTELLLMRGHGRYERLGGTLDDAAGEAFDKVARLLGLGYPGGPAIQRAAERGDPGRFPLPRALLNDWKHRFDFSFSGLKTAVLRLVRELGEPVPVADVAASFQAAVADVLVTKTLEAAAAYDVRHVCVCGGVAANAALRAELARRMNRPYSIPPIWLCTDNAAMIACAGYYRFQMGDRAGWDLDVVASARLA; the protein is encoded by the coding sequence ATGACACTGATCCTGGGCATTGAGACCTCCTGTGACGAAACTGCGGCGGCCATCTTAGCTGATGGCCGCTGTCTTCTGTCGAACGTCGTCGCCTCACAAGTGGACTTGCATCGGCAGTACGGCGGCGTTTTTCCCGAGGTGGCCTCGCGACAGCATGTGCTCACGATCCGCCCCGTGATTGAGCAAACGCTGCGGGAGGCCGGCGTGGGGTGGGAGGACTTGTCCGCCGTGGCGGTGACTTATGGCCCTGGGCTGGCTGGGTCGCTCGTAGTGGGCGTCAACGTAGCGAAAGGGATCGCATTGGGCCGCGGTTTGCCGCTAGTGGGCATCAACCATCTAGAGGGACACGTTTACTCCAACTGGCTGGATCCCGTACGCCCTGGTGAGCCGCCATACCAGGGGAAACGGCTCAGCGAGGATGATTTCCCCATCCTGGTGTTGGTGGTATCGGGTGGACATACCGAGCTTTTGCTGATGCGCGGACATGGCCGATATGAACGGTTAGGCGGCACGCTGGATGACGCGGCCGGTGAGGCGTTTGACAAGGTGGCGCGGCTGTTGGGGTTGGGCTATCCCGGCGGGCCGGCTATCCAGAGGGCAGCGGAGCGGGGCGATCCGGGCCGATTCCCGCTGCCCAGGGCTCTGCTCAACGACTGGAAGCACCGGTTCGACTTCTCGTTCAGCGGGCTGAAAACGGCCGTTCTACGCCTCGTGCGAGAGCTAGGGGAGCCGGTGCCGGTAGCCGATGTAGCTGCCAGCTTCCAGGCAGCCGTGGCCGATGTGCTGGTGACCAAGACGCTGGAGGCGGCCGCGGCCTATGACGTCCGTCACGTCTGTGTATGCGGCGGGGTAGCGGCCAACGCGGCGCTGCGCGCCGAGCTGGCCCGGCGCATGAATCGCCCGTATTCCATTCCGCCCATCTGGCTGTGCACGGACAACGCCGCTATGATCGCCTGTGCCGGTTACTATCGTTTTCAAATGGGCGATCGGGCCGGCTGGGATCTAGATGTGGTCGCCTCTGCACGATTGGCGTAA
- a CDS encoding LysM peptidoglycan-binding domain-containing protein — protein sequence MNRLRWIGTVMFWVLACLLVGTTTAYATSGSGTNQYIVHPGDTLYRIAVTHGVTVRELAAANGIQNVNRIRVGQVLRIPRAEPPILLEKPASGARVSSPVRVSGRANVFEGLVSIRILDGQFREVGSGSAMAAMGEYAPFSADISYVVSDSQWGYVDVFWISPKDGTEMDKVTVRVFLQKRGPTPTRTPGPTPTPPPVPTATPSPVTGVLYHVHPGDTLFRIALGHRVTVRDIMQANRLRSPSLIYVGQPLLIPSRRPSVILTSPANDQSVGNPVTVRGQSDTFEALVVIDVLDQRFRRVGRATAMGGTLGTYAPFTATVPYTVSIAQWGYVEAYWPSPADGSKLDAVTARVRLSPSASASLAPVRNKSAGFSKLVIRQGPVVRYHTVRREETLHSIAARYGVTIRQLAAANGIRNVNRIYVGQRLLIP from the coding sequence ATGAATCGGCTTCGTTGGATCGGGACTGTTATGTTCTGGGTCCTTGCCTGCTTGCTGGTAGGGACCACCACGGCCTATGCGACCTCGGGCTCCGGCACCAATCAGTACATCGTGCACCCCGGTGATACCCTGTATCGCATCGCGGTGACCCACGGCGTCACCGTGCGAGAGCTAGCCGCCGCCAACGGCATTCAAAACGTGAATCGGATTCGAGTGGGGCAAGTGCTGCGTATCCCCCGGGCAGAGCCACCCATCCTCTTGGAGAAGCCGGCCTCCGGCGCGCGGGTGAGCAGCCCAGTCCGGGTGAGCGGACGCGCCAACGTCTTCGAGGGATTGGTGAGCATCCGCATCTTGGACGGTCAGTTCCGTGAGGTGGGATCGGGAAGCGCCATGGCCGCCATGGGCGAGTACGCGCCGTTCAGCGCCGATATCTCGTACGTGGTGTCGGACTCACAGTGGGGCTATGTAGACGTGTTCTGGATAAGCCCCAAAGATGGAACAGAGATGGACAAGGTGACGGTGCGCGTGTTTCTACAGAAGAGGGGCCCTACGCCCACCCGCACGCCTGGCCCCACGCCAACTCCTCCCCCTGTGCCGACAGCCACGCCCAGCCCTGTTACCGGCGTGCTGTACCATGTGCACCCCGGCGACACCCTGTTCCGTATTGCGTTAGGGCATAGGGTGACCGTGCGCGACATCATGCAGGCCAATCGCCTCCGTAGCCCCAGCTTGATCTACGTAGGGCAGCCCTTGCTCATCCCTAGCCGACGCCCCAGCGTGATCCTGACCTCGCCAGCCAATGACCAATCGGTGGGCAATCCGGTCACCGTGCGAGGACAATCGGATACGTTCGAAGCGCTGGTGGTCATAGACGTGCTAGACCAGCGCTTTCGCCGCGTGGGACGCGCCACCGCAATGGGAGGGACGTTGGGCACCTACGCGCCGTTCACTGCGACTGTACCTTACACGGTATCCATTGCCCAGTGGGGCTATGTGGAAGCGTACTGGCCAAGCCCCGCAGATGGCTCCAAGCTGGACGCGGTCACCGCTCGCGTCCGGTTGAGCCCGTCAGCCAGCGCCAGTTTGGCGCCCGTACGCAACAAGTCAGCGGGTTTTAGCAAGCTGGTGATAAGGCAAGGGCCTGTCGTCCGTTACCACACCGTTCGACGCGAGGAGACGCTTCACAGCATCGCTGCGCGCTATGGCGTCACGATCCGACAGCTTGCCGCGGCCAATGGCATTCGAAACGTAAATCGGATCTACGTCGGACAGCGCTTGCTCATCCCATGA
- the mce gene encoding methylmalonyl-CoA epimerase yields the protein MIYRIHHIAVVVNDIETALRVYRDALGLSLSRVETIPEQDVKVAFLPTSDSEIELLEPINSDSGVAKFLAKRGEGIHHICLEVDDLEATLMELAAHGVELIDHVPRRGAYGRVAFIHPKGAHGVLIELLERFKEEK from the coding sequence ATGATTTATCGTATCCACCACATAGCTGTTGTCGTCAACGATATCGAGACAGCTCTGCGCGTATATCGCGATGCGCTGGGCCTCTCCCTCAGCCGCGTGGAAACCATCCCTGAGCAAGATGTGAAGGTCGCTTTCCTGCCCACGAGCGACTCCGAAATCGAGCTGCTGGAGCCCATCAACTCGGATTCTGGCGTAGCGAAGTTCCTGGCCAAACGGGGTGAAGGCATACACCATATCTGCCTGGAGGTGGATGATCTGGAGGCAACGCTGATGGAGCTGGCGGCGCATGGGGTCGAGCTGATTGACCACGTCCCACGCCGCGGCGCGTACGGCCGAGTCGCCTTCATCCATCCCAAAGGCGCCCACGGAGTGCTGATCGAGCTGCTTGAAAGATTCAAGGAGGAAAAATGA